From a region of the Pukyongiella litopenaei genome:
- the qhpG gene encoding flavin-dependent monooxygenase QhpG — protein sequence MTGPPNGRMAQGLDLFDIAIAGGGPAGAVAAILLARAGFRVGIATLPASRERIEGLSPRVAAILRAHRIALDGVAPPSQRRAIWGDLRGDQNVEHVVRRARFDNGLLAQARREGVRLFEGAIASVLPETGMIRLADGRELRAGLLFEARGRRAPRLPRSGTRRGGWTGPDTISMAGFVTRPDGHDPGSVIEARPEGWTWQARLADGRDWMQVVGDASALANLRGAQARVSRLWQHVLGAGAPGSPGIAPPARPVVSAAASRLNAPVLDLRCPRLGDAAVALDPLSGHGLFWAISSALMALPLARAIFGGKTDLARAFYRDRVVETFWRQARIGRDFYATSGQTGGFWRARRLWPDTEPAHPALATPRLEPRVLLRNGELGRGEVLVTSADPGGAAFVMGQEIAPVLRAIRGRPLPAAAVFHQRYLPQSPADVAERVHGWLIDRGLGQGPTIRFRTFDEEKSTCENKQAV from the coding sequence ATGACCGGTCCCCCTAATGGCCGGATGGCGCAGGGGCTCGATCTGTTCGATATCGCGATTGCCGGCGGCGGGCCCGCGGGCGCGGTCGCGGCCATCCTGCTGGCACGGGCCGGGTTCCGGGTCGGGATCGCCACGCTGCCGGCCTCCCGCGAACGCATCGAAGGCCTGTCCCCGCGCGTCGCGGCCATCCTGCGCGCCCACCGGATCGCGCTGGACGGTGTCGCACCGCCCAGCCAGCGGCGGGCGATCTGGGGCGATCTTCGCGGCGACCAGAACGTGGAACATGTGGTGCGCCGCGCCCGGTTCGACAACGGGCTGCTGGCGCAGGCACGGCGCGAAGGTGTCCGCCTGTTCGAAGGCGCGATTGCCTCCGTCCTGCCCGAAACCGGCATGATCCGGCTGGCGGACGGGCGCGAATTGCGGGCTGGCCTGCTGTTCGAGGCCCGTGGCCGCCGCGCGCCGCGCCTTCCGCGTTCCGGCACCCGGCGCGGCGGCTGGACCGGCCCCGACACGATCAGCATGGCCGGATTCGTGACCCGGCCGGACGGCCATGACCCCGGATCGGTGATCGAGGCCCGGCCCGAGGGCTGGACGTGGCAGGCCCGGCTCGCCGATGGACGCGACTGGATGCAGGTGGTCGGCGATGCCAGCGCCCTTGCCAATCTGCGCGGCGCGCAGGCGCGGGTCAGCCGGCTCTGGCAGCATGTGCTGGGCGCCGGGGCTCCCGGCTCCCCCGGCATCGCGCCCCCCGCCCGGCCCGTTGTCAGCGCCGCCGCGTCCCGGCTCAACGCACCGGTGCTGGACCTGCGCTGCCCCCGGCTGGGCGATGCGGCGGTGGCGCTGGATCCGCTGTCGGGGCACGGGCTGTTCTGGGCGATATCATCGGCCCTGATGGCGCTGCCGCTGGCGCGGGCGATTTTCGGCGGAAAGACCGACCTTGCCCGCGCGTTCTATCGCGACCGCGTGGTCGAGACCTTCTGGCGCCAGGCGCGGATCGGGCGCGATTTCTATGCCACCTCCGGTCAGACCGGCGGTTTCTGGCGGGCGCGGCGGCTCTGGCCCGATACCGAACCGGCCCATCCGGCCCTTGCCACCCCGCGGCTGGAACCACGGGTGCTGCTGCGCAACGGCGAACTGGGTCGGGGCGAGGTCCTGGTGACCAGTGCCGATCCCGGCGGCGCGGCCTTTGTCATGGGGCAGGAAATCGCCCCGGTGCTGCGTGCGATACGGGGGCGCCCGCTGCCTGCGGCGGCCGTCTTTCACCAAAGATACCTGCCCCAAAGCCCGGCGGATGTGGCCGAACGGGTGCATGGCTGGCTGATCGACCGCGGGCTGGGCCAAGGCCCGACGATCCGCTTCCGGACTTTCGACGAGGAGAAATCGACATGCGAAAACAAGCAAGCTGTCTGA
- the qhpR gene encoding AraC-like transcriptional regulator QhpR: MPDSYRPNIVSTALNDPIRVAKQKGGDVARICERAGISDDLTGDMMSLDDFVRFIQVASEDLGAPDFGWEAGASFDLRNIGEVGRFILEAPTLGAALTLFRKAFAMVQSDSELSVTIEGDEAVLSYRILDLSIWPRQQDIELTLSVFHRLLKTLAGADWRPTLMTLEHDTSAIWKNASIGPNCRIRYEAATNSLRFPVALLDLPMKPVDSKGFTILSSALSQEACKREREAPVTVRVRREIIRRLGRDTVDQTEIARVLGYSRRTLRRRLVAEDRSFSGILSDCRIRYAEHMLCASGRPLSQIADRLGYAEVSAFERAFRTRKGITPAQFRKHDDTGKDATPALSG; the protein is encoded by the coding sequence ATGCCAGACAGCTACCGACCGAACATCGTTTCAACCGCTCTCAACGATCCCATTCGCGTTGCGAAGCAGAAGGGCGGCGATGTCGCGCGGATCTGTGAACGCGCCGGTATCAGCGACGACCTGACGGGCGACATGATGTCGCTGGACGATTTCGTCCGATTCATCCAGGTCGCGTCCGAGGACCTGGGCGCGCCGGATTTCGGCTGGGAGGCCGGCGCCAGCTTTGACCTGCGCAACATAGGCGAGGTCGGGCGGTTCATCCTCGAGGCGCCGACGCTCGGCGCGGCATTGACCCTGTTCCGCAAGGCATTCGCGATGGTGCAGAGCGATTCCGAACTGAGCGTCACCATCGAAGGTGACGAGGCGGTGCTGAGCTATCGCATCCTGGACTTGAGCATCTGGCCCCGGCAGCAGGATATCGAACTGACCCTTTCGGTTTTCCACCGGCTGCTCAAGACGCTCGCCGGCGCGGACTGGCGGCCGACGCTGATGACGCTGGAACATGACACGAGCGCGATCTGGAAGAACGCCTCCATCGGGCCAAACTGCCGGATCCGCTATGAGGCCGCCACCAACAGCCTGCGGTTCCCGGTCGCGCTGCTTGACCTGCCGATGAAACCCGTCGACAGCAAGGGGTTCACCATCCTGTCGAGCGCGCTGTCGCAGGAGGCATGCAAACGCGAACGCGAGGCGCCCGTCACCGTCCGGGTCCGGCGCGAGATCATCCGCAGGCTGGGGCGCGACACGGTGGACCAGACCGAGATCGCGCGGGTTCTGGGCTATTCGCGCCGCACGCTGCGCCGCCGGCTGGTGGCCGAGGATCGGTCTTTTTCCGGCATATTGTCGGATTGCCGGATCCGCTATGCCGAACATATGCTCTGCGCCTCCGGGCGGCCATTGTCGCAGATTGCCGACCGGCTGGGCTATGCCGAGGTTTCCGCCTTCGAGCGGGCCTTCAGGACGCGCAAGGGCATCACGCCGGCGCAGTTCCGCAAGCATGACGATACCGGCAAGGACGCGACCCCGGCTCTGTCCGGGTGA
- the peaA gene encoding quinohemoprotein amine dehydrogenase subunit alpha: protein MRKQASCLSALALMTAFGAQVASADQQMLQDKCGRCHTATGADLSRIEGQRKTPEGWMMTIVRMQHQHGLEVTADERRSLVQFLSDTRGLAPAETLPFRYALEKDPDAQEAPDEPMGSMCARCHTEARAALQRRTAEEWLLHMDFHVGNYPTIEYQALGRDREWYRIAKEEMAPFLAETYPLETREWTDWQNHDKTAVAGDWIVMTELPRAGEAYGRLTVSGEASPYQVSGTMVTAEGASLPVSGHMNLYTGYEWRATLDIGGESYRQVLAVSADGTAIEGRQFLRDTDSLGGRLTGARADTGADSGAVILGTVPSAIPAGAATVQVVGSGLGTLDASAGAATANDYGAAVTLETEGNGIVTFTSGDAQGSIAHYASLDGIAVEPAFTIARVGGGSDISPAAVPARFKAIGLWNGPDGEAGTDDDVRIGRIAAEWSVSNLHEQAERMDDAGHAGQIDQVGIFTPALAGPNPDRPFTTNNAGELKIVANAMGQTSAATLIVTVQRFIDPPIR from the coding sequence ATGCGAAAACAAGCAAGCTGTCTGAGCGCCCTGGCCCTGATGACGGCCTTCGGCGCCCAGGTCGCCAGCGCGGATCAGCAGATGCTGCAGGACAAATGCGGCCGGTGCCACACCGCGACCGGCGCTGATCTGAGCCGGATCGAAGGCCAGCGGAAGACGCCCGAGGGCTGGATGATGACCATCGTCCGGATGCAGCACCAGCACGGGTTGGAGGTGACCGCCGACGAACGGCGCAGCCTGGTCCAGTTCCTGTCCGACACCCGCGGCCTGGCCCCGGCTGAAACACTCCCGTTCCGCTATGCGCTGGAAAAGGATCCCGACGCGCAGGAGGCCCCGGACGAACCGATGGGGTCGATGTGCGCGCGCTGCCATACCGAGGCCCGGGCCGCGCTTCAACGCAGAACCGCCGAGGAATGGCTGCTGCACATGGATTTCCATGTCGGCAACTACCCGACCATCGAATATCAGGCGCTTGGTCGGGACCGCGAATGGTATCGGATCGCCAAAGAGGAAATGGCGCCTTTCCTTGCCGAAACCTATCCGCTGGAAACCCGGGAATGGACCGACTGGCAGAACCACGACAAGACCGCCGTCGCGGGTGACTGGATCGTGATGACCGAACTGCCCCGGGCGGGCGAGGCCTATGGCCGGCTGACTGTTTCCGGCGAGGCATCGCCTTATCAGGTCAGCGGCACGATGGTCACCGCCGAGGGCGCCAGCCTGCCGGTGAGCGGTCACATGAACCTCTATACCGGCTATGAATGGCGCGCGACGCTGGATATCGGCGGCGAAAGCTATCGGCAGGTGCTGGCGGTGTCGGCCGATGGCACCGCCATCGAAGGGCGGCAGTTCCTGCGCGACACCGACAGCCTCGGCGGCCGCCTGACCGGCGCACGGGCAGATACGGGGGCAGATTCGGGGGCCGTGATCCTGGGCACCGTCCCCTCGGCCATTCCCGCCGGCGCCGCCACGGTGCAGGTGGTGGGCAGCGGGCTGGGCACGCTTGACGCCAGCGCCGGGGCCGCGACGGCCAACGACTACGGTGCCGCGGTCACGCTCGAGACCGAAGGCAACGGCATCGTGACCTTCACCAGCGGCGACGCGCAGGGCAGCATCGCCCATTATGCCTCGCTCGACGGTATCGCGGTCGAACCGGCCTTTACCATCGCCCGCGTGGGCGGCGGCAGCGACATCAGCCCGGCTGCCGTGCCTGCCCGTTTCAAGGCGATCGGACTGTGGAACGGGCCCGATGGCGAGGCCGGAACCGACGATGACGTGCGCATCGGCCGGATCGCGGCGGAATGGAGCGTGTCCAACCTGCACGAACAGGCCGAACGGATGGACGACGCCGGCCATGCCGGCCAGATCGACCAGGTCGGGATCTTCACCCCGGCGCTCGCCGGCCCGAACCCGGACCGGCCGTTCACCACCAACAATGCGGGCGAGTTGAAGATCGTCGCCAACGCGATGGGCCAAACCAGCGCGGCAACGCTGATCGTCACGGTCCAGCGGTTCATCGACCCGCCGATCCGGTAA
- a CDS encoding NADH:ubiquinone oxidoreductase subunit NDUFA12 encodes MGIGSSLLRALTWWNGQTLNTQLFTWRKGVKVGEDEQGNVFYRNADDSQRWVIFQGEVEASRISPDWHGWLHRTWDEPPSDKPLAHKDWERPHQENLTGSALAYAPAGSLRQARPADRRDYEAWSPE; translated from the coding sequence ATGGGAATCGGGTCATCATTGCTGCGCGCGCTGACGTGGTGGAACGGGCAGACGCTCAACACCCAGCTTTTCACCTGGCGCAAGGGGGTGAAAGTGGGCGAGGACGAACAGGGAAACGTGTTTTATCGGAATGCCGATGACAGCCAGCGCTGGGTGATCTTCCAGGGCGAGGTCGAGGCCAGCCGGATCAGCCCGGACTGGCATGGTTGGCTGCACCGCACATGGGACGAACCGCCGTCGGACAAGCCGCTGGCGCACAAGGATTGGGAAAGGCCGCATCAGGAGAACCTGACCGGGTCGGCGCTGGCCTATGCCCCCGCCGGGTCGCTGCGGCAGGCACGTCCGGCCGACCGCCGCGACTACGAGGCCTGGAGCCCCGAGTAA
- the aat gene encoding leucyl/phenylalanyl-tRNA--protein transferase, whose product MALTPEILLAGYAHGVFPMAEHRDDPDIFWVEPKRRGILPLEGFHISRSLARRLRRGDYEVTIDRDFEGVLAGCADRSETWISDEIASAYVTLHRRGFAHSLEIRQDGALTGGVYGVALGAAFFGESMFSRRTDASKIALAFLVDRLREGGFTLFDTQFVTDHLASLGAIEIPRAAYMRRLKQALGREAGFAAPPIPVAQDVIQRNTQIS is encoded by the coding sequence ATGGCGCTGACACCGGAGATCCTGCTGGCCGGCTATGCGCATGGCGTCTTTCCGATGGCCGAGCATCGCGACGACCCCGATATCTTCTGGGTCGAACCGAAGCGCCGCGGCATTCTCCCGCTGGAGGGGTTTCACATCTCGCGATCGCTGGCGCGGCGGCTGCGCCGGGGCGATTACGAGGTAACGATTGACCGCGATTTCGAGGGCGTGCTCGCCGGGTGCGCCGACCGCAGCGAAACCTGGATCAGCGACGAGATTGCTAGCGCCTATGTCACGCTGCACCGGCGCGGTTTCGCCCATTCCCTCGAAATCCGGCAGGATGGCGCGCTGACCGGCGGGGTCTATGGCGTTGCGTTGGGGGCCGCGTTTTTCGGCGAAAGCATGTTCTCGCGCCGCACCGATGCCTCGAAGATCGCGCTGGCCTTTCTGGTCGACCGCCTGCGCGAAGGCGGCTTCACCCTGTTCGACACCCAGTTCGTGACCGATCACCTGGCCTCACTCGGCGCGATCGAGATCCCCCGCGCCGCGTATATGCGGCGGCTGAAACAGGCGCTCGGGCGCGAGGCCGGGTTTGCCGCACCGCCGATCCCGGTGGCTCAGGACGTGATACAGCGCAATACCCAGATATCGTAG
- the mlaD gene encoding outer membrane lipid asymmetry maintenance protein MlaD produces the protein MSHNTTEIIVGGIVLAAAIGFGVYAGQATGLSRDGGGYELHASFRSLEGINVGTDVRLAGVKIGTVTEVDLNPETYRADTTFTVRQGIDVPDDSAVVISSEGLLGGNFVEVMPGGSPFFFDPGDEVEDTQGAVSLISLLVKFVTASGVGE, from the coding sequence ATGTCGCACAATACGACCGAGATCATCGTCGGCGGCATCGTGCTGGCTGCCGCCATCGGCTTTGGCGTCTATGCCGGGCAGGCCACCGGCCTGTCGCGGGATGGCGGCGGTTATGAGTTGCATGCCTCGTTCCGGTCGCTGGAAGGGATCAACGTGGGCACCGATGTGCGCCTTGCGGGGGTCAAGATCGGCACCGTCACGGAAGTGGACCTGAACCCCGAAACCTATCGCGCGGATACCACGTTCACCGTCCGGCAGGGGATCGACGTGCCCGATGACAGCGCCGTGGTGATCTCGTCGGAAGGCCTGCTTGGCGGCAATTTCGTCGAGGTGATGCCCGGCGGTTCGCCCTTTTTCTTCGATCCCGGCGACGAGGTCGAAGATACCCAGGGCGCGGTCAGCCTGATTTCGCTGCTGGTCAAGTTCGTCACTGCCAGCGGGGTGGGCGAGTGA
- the qhpC gene encoding quinohemoprotein amine dehydrogenase subunit gamma encodes MKPLNQKAERVERAAAEDRMDEVRAMQTVTAGCATTFDPGWEVDPFGGVAALCQPMEADLYGCSDPCWWPAQVPDITVNHTGWDDNADNAARDWRSLGAAYPKDAET; translated from the coding sequence ATGAAACCGCTCAACCAGAAAGCCGAACGCGTCGAACGGGCGGCGGCCGAAGACAGGATGGACGAGGTCCGGGCCATGCAGACCGTGACCGCCGGGTGCGCGACCACCTTCGATCCGGGATGGGAGGTCGATCCCTTCGGGGGCGTCGCCGCCCTGTGCCAGCCGATGGAGGCCGATCTCTACGGGTGTTCCGATCCCTGCTGGTGGCCCGCCCAGGTTCCCGACATCACCGTCAACCACACCGGCTGGGACGACAATGCTGACAACGCGGCCCGGGACTGGCGGTCGCTGGGCGCCGCCTATCCCAAAGACGCCGAGACCTGA
- the peaB gene encoding quinohemoprotein amine dehydrogenase maturation protein gives MKDFHFQPANAHRVAVDGREVLFHVPTTSLFDMDDIDRAVLDFAADHDAGFSRDDIDRRFGEAAASDAAARLDAFLRLDVVNDGRPLKPERPPIEIEAFPLTTIVLNVNTGCNLACSYCYKEDLAIPSRGQKMAFDTARRAVELLLRENPGRDSYNIVFFGGEPLSNLPLIRQVVDWAEPHFAALGSAVNFSLTTNATLLTEEIVDWLDRHRFGLTVSMDGPKAMHDLNRKTVGGKGTYDAVAKKARMLLARYRSKPVGVRVTLTAGVTRIHEIWDHLKNDIGFAEVGFSPVTSGEMDAFNLSGDELGEVFSGMKSLGALFLAEALEGRNIGFSNMHQLMQDLWEGRSKALPCGAGVGMLAVNHDGALNLCHRFVGSELDPFGSVETGIAREELAGFIKSRSDRTEKGCATCRIRNLCAGGCYHESYAHFSDPLKPAYHYCDLMRDWVDFGIGIYSRLIREAPEYFHTHISPRRAFGK, from the coding sequence ATGAAGGATTTTCACTTTCAACCGGCCAATGCGCACCGGGTTGCGGTGGACGGGCGCGAGGTGCTGTTCCATGTGCCCACCACGTCGCTGTTCGACATGGATGACATCGACCGCGCCGTTCTGGATTTCGCCGCCGATCACGACGCCGGGTTTTCCCGCGACGACATCGACCGGCGGTTCGGAGAGGCCGCGGCATCTGATGCGGCGGCGCGGCTCGACGCGTTCCTGCGGCTGGACGTGGTCAATGACGGCCGACCGCTCAAACCGGAACGCCCGCCGATCGAGATCGAGGCCTTTCCGCTGACGACCATCGTCCTGAACGTCAACACCGGCTGCAACCTGGCCTGTTCCTACTGCTACAAGGAGGACCTGGCGATCCCATCCCGGGGCCAGAAGATGGCCTTTGACACGGCGCGCCGCGCGGTCGAATTGCTGCTGCGGGAAAATCCCGGCCGCGACAGCTACAACATCGTCTTCTTCGGCGGCGAGCCGCTGTCGAACCTGCCCCTGATCCGGCAGGTGGTCGACTGGGCCGAACCGCATTTCGCGGCGCTGGGCAGCGCGGTGAATTTCAGTCTGACGACCAACGCCACGCTGCTGACCGAGGAGATCGTGGACTGGCTGGACCGGCACCGTTTCGGCCTGACCGTGTCGATGGACGGGCCCAAGGCGATGCACGATCTCAACCGCAAGACGGTCGGCGGCAAGGGCACCTATGACGCGGTGGCCAAGAAGGCGCGCATGCTGCTGGCGCGGTATCGGTCGAAACCGGTGGGCGTGCGGGTGACGCTGACCGCCGGGGTGACCCGGATCCACGAAATCTGGGATCATCTCAAGAACGATATCGGTTTCGCCGAGGTCGGGTTCTCGCCCGTGACCTCGGGCGAGATGGACGCGTTCAACCTCAGCGGCGACGAACTGGGCGAGGTGTTTTCCGGCATGAAATCGCTGGGCGCGCTGTTCCTGGCCGAGGCGCTGGAGGGGCGCAATATCGGGTTTTCCAACATGCACCAGCTGATGCAGGACCTGTGGGAAGGCCGGTCCAAGGCCCTGCCCTGCGGCGCCGGGGTCGGGATGCTGGCGGTCAACCATGACGGGGCGCTGAACCTGTGCCACCGGTTCGTCGGCTCCGAACTGGACCCGTTCGGCTCGGTGGAAACCGGCATCGCGCGCGAGGAGCTGGCCGGGTTCATTAAATCGCGCTCGGACCGGACCGAGAAGGGATGCGCCACCTGCCGCATCCGCAACCTGTGCGCGGGCGGCTGCTATCACGAAAGCTATGCCCATTTCTCGGACCCGCTGAAACCGGCCTATCACTATTGCGACCTGATGCGCGACTGGGTCGATTTCGGGATCGGGATCTATTCACGGCTAATCCGCGAAGCCCCCGAATATTTTCACACACATATCTCGCCGAGGAGGGCGTTTGGGAAATGA
- the accC gene encoding acetyl-CoA carboxylase biotin carboxylase subunit has translation MFDKILIANRGEIALRVVRAAREMGIASVAVHSTADSDAMHVRMADESICIGPPPSPQSYLSFPAIISACEITGAQAIHPGYGFLSENAKFVQAVEDHGLTFIGPTAEHIRVMGDKITAKDTMKSLGVPCVPGSDGGVTDLDEARRIGAEIGYPVIIKATAGGGGKGMKVAASDADMEKAFLTARAEGKANFGNDEVYIEKYLTTPRHIEIQVFGDGRGNAVHLGERDCSLQRRHQKVFEEAPGPCISAEERAKIGRICADAVARINYIGAGTIEFLYENGEFYFIEMNTRLQVEHPVTEGIFGVDLVREQILVAAGEPMSFTQDDLAINGHAIEVRINAEKLPNFTPSPGRISQYHTPGGLGVRMDSALYDGYSIPPYYDSLIGKLIVHGRDRPEALARLHRALGELIVDGVDTTVPLFNALLQEPDILSGNYNIHWLEHWLDSHLPG, from the coding sequence ATGTTTGACAAGATCCTGATCGCCAACCGCGGAGAGATCGCGCTGCGCGTGGTGCGGGCCGCGCGTGAAATGGGCATCGCCTCGGTGGCGGTGCATTCCACCGCCGACAGCGACGCGATGCATGTGCGTATGGCCGACGAAAGCATCTGCATCGGCCCCCCGCCCAGCCCGCAGAGCTACCTGTCCTTCCCGGCGATTATCTCGGCCTGCGAGATCACCGGCGCGCAGGCGATCCACCCCGGCTACGGGTTCCTGTCCGAAAACGCCAAGTTCGTGCAGGCGGTCGAGGATCACGGGCTGACCTTCATCGGCCCGACCGCCGAACATATCCGCGTCATGGGGGACAAGATCACCGCCAAGGATACGATGAAATCGCTCGGCGTACCCTGCGTTCCAGGCTCTGACGGCGGCGTGACCGATCTGGACGAGGCGCGGCGCATCGGGGCCGAGATCGGCTATCCGGTCATCATCAAGGCCACCGCCGGCGGCGGCGGCAAGGGGATGAAGGTCGCCGCCTCGGACGCCGACATGGAAAAGGCGTTCCTGACCGCGCGCGCCGAGGGCAAGGCCAATTTCGGCAATGACGAGGTCTATATCGAGAAATACCTGACCACGCCGCGCCATATCGAGATCCAGGTCTTCGGCGACGGGCGCGGGAACGCGGTGCATCTGGGCGAACGCGACTGTTCGCTGCAACGCCGCCATCAGAAGGTGTTCGAGGAAGCCCCCGGCCCCTGCATCAGCGCCGAGGAGCGCGCGAAGATCGGCCGGATCTGTGCCGATGCGGTGGCGCGGATCAACTATATCGGCGCGGGCACCATCGAGTTCCTCTACGAGAACGGCGAATTCTACTTCATCGAGATGAACACCCGCCTGCAGGTGGAGCATCCGGTGACCGAGGGCATCTTCGGGGTCGACCTGGTGCGCGAACAGATCCTTGTCGCGGCGGGCGAACCGATGTCCTTTACCCAGGACGACCTGGCGATCAACGGTCACGCGATCGAGGTCCGGATCAATGCCGAGAAGCTGCCGAATTTCACCCCCAGCCCCGGCCGTATCAGCCAGTATCATACGCCGGGGGGGCTGGGCGTGCGGATGGATTCCGCGCTCTATGACGGCTATTCGATCCCGCCCTATTACGACAGCCTGATCGGCAAGCTGATCGTGCATGGCCGCGACCGGCCCGAGGCGCTCGCGCGGCTGCACCGGGCGCTGGGCGAGCTCATCGTCGATGGCGTCGATACCACCGTGCCCCTGTTCAACGCGCTGTTGCAGGAACCGGATATCCTGTCGGGCAACTACAACATCCACTGGCTGGAACACTGGCTCGACAGCCACCTGCCCGGCTGA
- the accB gene encoding acetyl-CoA carboxylase biotin carboxyl carrier protein: MTQNKHESDVAFITALAELLRENDLGEIQVKRDYGADDSLNVRVSRVTSHAAVVAAPAPAPVAAAPAAAPAPAPAAAPAEPAEDPASHPGAVTSPMVGTVYMQPEPGAPAFITTGAQVSEGDTLLIVEAMKTMNHIPAPTSGTVKRILVEDGAAVEFGTPLVIIE; this comes from the coding sequence ATGACACAGAACAAGCACGAATCGGACGTGGCCTTCATCACCGCGCTTGCCGAGCTTTTGCGCGAAAACGATCTGGGCGAAATTCAGGTCAAACGCGACTATGGCGCCGATGACAGCCTGAACGTGCGCGTGAGCCGCGTGACCTCGCACGCGGCGGTGGTGGCGGCCCCTGCCCCCGCGCCGGTAGCCGCGGCACCCGCCGCCGCCCCTGCCCCGGCCCCCGCGGCAGCACCGGCGGAACCCGCCGAGGACCCGGCCAGCCATCCCGGCGCGGTCACGTCGCCGATGGTCGGCACGGTCTACATGCAGCCCGAACCGGGCGCGCCCGCCTTCATCACCACCGGCGCGCAGGTCTCCGAAGGCGACACGCTGCTGATCGTCGAGGCGATGAAGACCATGAACCACATCCCGGCGCCGACTTCGGGCACCGTGAAGCGCATCCTGGTCGAGGATGGCGCCGCAGTGGAATTCGGCACCCCGCTCGTGATCATCGAGTAA
- a CDS encoding DUF2155 domain-containing protein: MIRAILLSLALSPGIPPALAQNQEPASSGRGAVLRGLDKVNGETVDVELQSGGRVPVFGLTVDLADCRYPNENPTGDAFAWLTIRETGHDEVLFEGWMIASSPALNALDHSRYDIWVLRCITS; encoded by the coding sequence GTGATCCGGGCCATCCTGTTGTCACTGGCGCTGTCGCCGGGCATTCCGCCCGCGCTGGCGCAGAACCAGGAACCGGCGTCGTCGGGCCGCGGCGCGGTCCTGCGCGGCCTGGACAAGGTCAACGGTGAAACCGTCGATGTGGAACTGCAAAGCGGCGGGCGCGTGCCCGTGTTCGGGCTGACCGTGGATCTCGCCGATTGCCGCTATCCGAACGAAAACCCCACCGGCGATGCCTTTGCCTGGCTGACGATCCGAGAAACCGGCCATGACGAGGTATTGTTCGAGGGCTGGATGATCGCCTCGTCGCCCGCGCTCAACGCGCTGGATCACAGCCGCTACGATATCTGGGTATTGCGCTGTATCACGTCCTGA